In Nostoc sp. UHCC 0926, a single genomic region encodes these proteins:
- a CDS encoding VOC family protein, with the protein MATKIFVNLPVKDLNRSVEFFTKLGFSFNAQFPDETATSMSVSDDIFVMLLTHEKFKTFTPKLNH; encoded by the coding sequence ATGGCTACTAAAATTTTTGTGAATCTCCCAGTAAAAGACCTCAATCGGTCTGTCGAGTTTTTTACTAAACTTGGCTTCAGTTTTAACGCCCAATTTCCTGACGAGACGGCTACCAGCATGAGCGTGAGCGATGACATATTCGTTATGCTATTGACTCACGAAAAATTCAAGACTTTTACTCCCAAATTAAATCACTAG
- a CDS encoding SRPBCC domain-containing protein, whose product MSNKNDSSDAQSEREIVITRVFRAPRELVFKAWTDPKHVVQWWGPKGFTTQVTELDLRPGGKWRYVMIGPDGTEYPAKGVFREIVPLERIVTSDEFDEGFEKVINADLPRGMVTTAVFEDLGTNTKLTLQIMHESAEDRRKHEEMGVIEGWNSSFDCLDELFAKA is encoded by the coding sequence CAATCGGAACGCGAGATCGTCATCACCCGCGTCTTCAGGGCGCCGCGCGAACTCGTGTTTAAGGCATGGACTGATCCGAAACATGTAGTGCAGTGGTGGGGACCCAAAGGCTTTACGACCCAGGTGACTGAATTGGATCTGCGTCCGGGCGGTAAATGGCGCTACGTCATGATTGGCCCAGACGGCACGGAGTACCCGGCCAAAGGCGTCTTCCGCGAAATCGTGCCCCTTGAACGGATTGTTACCAGTGATGAATTTGATGAAGGTTTTGAAAAGGTCATAAACGCTGATCTGCCAAGGGGAATGGTTACGACAGCGGTTTTTGAGGATTTGGGCACTAATACCAAACTCACACTCCAAATTATGCATGAGTCTGCCGAAGACCGTCGCAAGCATGAAGAGATGGGGGTCATCGAAGGCTGGAACTCCAGCTTTGACTGCCTCGACGAGTTATTCGCGAAGGCTTGA